The Lynx canadensis isolate LIC74 chromosome A2, mLynCan4.pri.v2, whole genome shotgun sequence DNA segment AGCAGTGGGGAGCCACCGAAGAATGTGAAGTGAGGGAAAGCTGCACTCTTCTCCAGCCTTCCTAAAGCTCCGGATGGGCGGGATCCAGACTTCGTGGGTTGGTTGGGTGGTCTCCGCATGGCCCTGCCCAGCGTCCGTTCCCACCATGGACATTGGCTGCCGCTTCAACCCACGCAGGGGCCTTACCTGGCCATCTGCAGGTAGAGCACAGTGTTGTCACCCTCGTAGGTGCAGGCGGCTGTCACTCTGGCGACCAGTGAGGGCAGGCCACTCAGCTTCGAGTAGCCATGGCCGCCGCAGGCTTTGCGGCACAGCTCAGTCCCCCAGCTGCACAAGTCTGACGCCATGGCCTTGAGTCCTGAGCTCAGTGCGTGAAGCTGTGAGAACAGGGGGTCAGGGCAAGTAAGGGGGCCCTCCGGTAACAACCATGCTTACCGCTCATACAACCTGCTGTATGTCCACGACAACCCCATGACATAAGATTGTTTCCTCAGCTCTCAACTTTATGACTGAAAAGGCTGAGACTCAGAGATgttatgtgacttgcccaagatcacacaatgAGGCAATGTAGCTGTagtaaagacaaaggaaaactgTCCAGGCCAGTGTCTCCAGGATCCCTGGAAGAGGGTGCTTCCAGGACTGGGCTCACCATCATCCAGGAGTTGCAGATTTTGCTGGTCAAGTGGGGTTGTTGGAGAGCTGTCCTGTGAGGGTAGAGGTCCACCACCAGCCCATTGGCCTGAGTTGTAGGAGGAGCTTCCAGGCTGCAGACCTGGTTTGAGCTTTGGCTTCTTGAAAGCCTTTAACCTATCTTTCAGACTTTTAAGTCCTTGGGAGGAAGGTTatgttccttaacctctctgtgcttcactttcctaatctgtaaaatgggaatataaaatgctGCCTGCTCTACAATTGAGGATTAATGAAGCTATGCTTATGAAGCCCAGGGTCTGGTGGACTAAATGTTACAGTATATCTAAGTCCTTGGTCCTTTATCTGAGACCCTTGGGGCCGGATGTATTTTGGAATCAatgttttttgaattttagaaagcTAAAGCAGGGCATTTAAGGTAGATTATATATAATACCCAGAAGAGTCTGGGGCAGCCTTAGTGATCAAACTCATTAATATTTCTGCTGCAAAATGTATATACGTCCAGTGGGATAAATCAGATCAATTCAGGTCAAATTGTGCCACCAAATGTGTTCTCAATGACTGTAATTTTGGGGGGCTTTTTAGGTTTCAAATACACACCAGGGATTGTGCTCCTGTGTTGTATGTATTATGTGTGATTATTCCCTCTAACATTTTTGGAGCTTTCTGGAGGCCAGATGTAGGTGGATTTATATGTCGAGGTACAGTTCACCCTGGGTGCCCTGGGATGTTGGAAGGCTGAGAGGAGATAGTAGAAGGAGCCTGTGGGAACAGGGCTGTGGCTGCATCCCAGTGGTGAGAACAATTTCAGCCATTTCCCAGctcctgcaccccacccctccacccccagcagagAGCAGGTACCTCAGACAGGAGGCTGAAGTCTTTGTTCAGAATGGCATCATAGGAGCTGTGGAAGAATTCCAAGAGGTTGCTTGTCAGGAAATGGAATGCATAGGCTGTGGCCAGCTGAGGAAAGAGTTTCTGCTGCTGTGTCTGGTGGTCCAGGACTTTTGCCTCTGGGTCACTgagtggaagaaaagaagaaggtttAGAAGATTGCTACATGCCACCTCCCCACTTCCCATATCCCCAGTgccataaaatacttaaaaactgaTAGCTTTTGTGGGGGGCCACctgttggttaaacatctgattcttgatttcagctcaggtcatgatctcatggttcaagccccacattgtggctgacagtgcagagcctgcttgaggttttctctctcctactccctccctgcctctctcccttgctcgcttttgctctctcaaataaattttaaaaacgtgATAGTTTTTTATAACTCACTGCAAAACTTGACCTGAACTGACATGAAGTTATTAATGATCTTAAAATTCTATCTAACATGAATATCCACACAATTCTCTGCAGAAATATTGACATGTTTGCTTATGGATGTTGCCCCTTATGGGGGAAGTTTAGAAAATTACAGCATATGCACCATATTATCCTGCTAAAATATGAAAGTTATGAATTCCAACACATTTGGTCCCAAGGATTTCAAGTAAAGGGTTGTGGTCTTGTACCCCTGGTGATTTCAAACTTGACCTTTCAAAGTCCAGGTACACATCGTATGTGCTGGGAGGTACATTGAGCCTAATCAGTAACTCTGAGGATGTGAACTTGGGTCTGATGGAATCCTAAGGTAGGGACTGTATTTGCCTTGTCTATTGCTGTGTCTTCAGTGCCCGAGACTGTATCCAGCATGAAGAGGCCTGGAGTAACTattttgtggattaaaaaaaagcatgaatgTGAGGAGCCTCCCATGGCTCTCTGGGAGGAACCCAGGTCAGCAACCCCTCACTTAGACACATACTATTATAACCATACTTGGGACACTTCTGCAACCCAGAAAACTGAAGTCTGGACGGGACGGCGGCAGCACCTTTCCCTGGCACCCCTGTCCTCCAGAGAAGACTCCCTAACCCCAGGAATCTGAAGCCCGGGCCAGCACGGGGACCCTGGGTTTGCCAGAGGAAAGGGTCCTGGGCTACGGGCCTGGCATGCTTTGTTGCTTTTTACTCTTAGCACTGCCCTGAAAGATTGCTCTTGTCACCCTGTGTCGTAGGTGAGGAAGTTGAGGGACAAAGAGGTGGGGTGACTAGCATAAGCTCCCACAGCTGGCAAGTGGCCTAGCTGTGGTCCACCCAGGTCTGCCTGGCATCTGACCTGCAGTCCATTTTGCTTAGACTGCTGGATCCTTCAGTCCATGGCATGAAACATCACCAGGTTCTTGGGCTGGAAGTTCTCTCATCTTCACATTACAGgtgaaaaaactgaggcccagagagggcaaaggACTTGCCCAGGGCCACTTGGCAGAGTTGGGACAAGAACTGGCAGGTTGAAGCCCGTCCCTCAGCACCACTAGTTGAATCAGTTATGGCTGTACCTCCCCTGCCATGCTCACTGGGGCACCATATGCTCAGCTCCATGTTGCCACATCCTGGGTGCATGTCCCCATTTGGGACATAGTGGttgtatattattttctgtttacagCAAAATTATTATGCCGTTTACAGGCagtcctgtattttcttttgctgaATCTGGCAATTGTGTGTGTTTCCACAGGCATGCATATGCATGGGTACACATACACATGTTAAAAAACAGAGAGTAGTTGGCTATTTGGTCCCATAGGGCAGAGGGAGGATTAGCTTGACACAGTCACATACAACAAAATGGATCCGGACTTGGACATACCACAGGATGCTGACAGTTCCAGCCAGACAGAACCAACTTCAGTCGTATACTGTCTGGTATGACAGTTGGGCTTTTCCAGACACAATCACTCACATCCTGACAGAACAAACTCAGGAGCCACAGTCACCTGCAGTTTGGCAAGTGGCTGACCCAGACACACTCAGCTGGTCATAGCCGGGTAGGACCCAGTTGGATTTGGACAGACAGACTGAGTTAGATCTGATGGTCCAGGCCAAAGACAAATGATCTCACAGAAACCCCATGGGGTCAGATACTGACAGACACAGGATGGGCAGCCGATCAGCCAGGGGTTAGAGGGAGCCAACAGAGACCCTACAGACATGGCCAGATGGGCTAGGTCTGGGCAGGTGTTGCGTGTGTGTTACGGGGGTGATGTGTATTCCCAGCACCCCACTCTGGCAGAGGGGTGGCAGCAGGGGGCAGGTGCTGTGGGAATCAGAGCTAGTTCTGTCTGTAGTGGTCAGCCTGTGGGTGCGTCTTGCCTGGGCCGGAGGCAGGACTGCCGGCGGATGACCGAGTAGCGAATGGCGATGACACAGGCCTTCTGCAGAATGGGTGTTACCTCGCCCCAGAGCAGATTCACCCGTGTTATCACCATGGAAAGGTAGTTGATCTGCAATTTTCCGAGCTCGAGGTAGGTGCCATCTGGCAAGACCTGGTGGGCCAAAGTCAGGTGTTGAGTCTGAGCCAAGACTCCCCAGACTGTCCTATACCCATAACTATGGGCTTCATGCCCTGCAGGCACCACAGTCCTCAAACTGCTCACCTGGGACAGATGGCCAACTACCAGCCAGAGCGTGCTGGTGTGGCCGCGCTGATTGTTAAACACACCCGTGCTTTTTGCGAAACAGCCACTGCCCTAAGTGCCTTGGTTCACAGCTCCTCACCTTGGACACCTAGGACCTCCCCCAAATCCACAGCTTAAAGGTAATGCCTGGCAAGATGGGGACCTCCAGAACTTCCTCTAACACCCGGCCAGTGTCCGGTCTGTGATTGGTTGTCTAGGCCTCACTGCAGGTAAATATGCTTTCACTCTCAGCCCTTCCCTCTTCTCACATTGCTTTGCCACCCTACCCCATTACTGCTCTACCTCCCCATTTACCCGTGGTAACTCTGAGGCTCAGGTAggccaagtgacttgcccaataTCACACTGCTTCTAAACTGGGTTTTTACACAGATCTGTGGGATACCAGAGCCTCTCTGAGGTGGGGTCTGCTTCTCTGCCCTATGGGGGAGGACCCAGAGACAGCAGCAATCTGCAGGGGGCCACCATCCCCTCTCCAGGCAGCATAAGCTTGCAGCATCTCCAGGACCCCCACCTGTGCAAAGCGACTCAGCATGTTATCTCTGGGGATCCGCACATGGTCCAGTCGCAAGAAGCCATGGTCTGTACAGTCAAAGCCCATCTTGGGCCCGATGTCTCCAACAGTGATTCCTAGAAGGAGATGGAGACGGGAACATCTATCAGCCAAGTACTTTGTGTGGGGTACCACACACACGTTCCAGTTCCTCTGAGCCTCACGGCAGCCTGTGACATTGGGGTTTTATACCTGTTTTGCAGAGGATCAGGCTGAGGTCAGATTGGGTGCTGATTCTTGCTTAAGTTCACCCAGCCAGTTAGCATGAGGGCTGTCCAACTGGACTCCTCCCTGCCCAAGGGAGACATGTCCTAGCTTCTCCCATGACCTCTGGGGCCTCAGGACAGGGAGGCCTGTCCTGGCAGGGGTCCTGGGAGTCACATGGGCTTACCTGGCAGTGGGGTGTGGTCCTCGAGGCTCCGGATGGGCACAATAAAGGCATGCATTCCCTGCCGGGCTCCTGAGCAGATCAGCTGGGCCTGGACCAAGGCGTGGGTGGCTGACCGTCCCACTGAGGGCAGAAACACGAGAGGCCCAGCATGATCTCTGGTGTAGGAGGACTTGGTGTACAGAGCAGGCAGGCTGACTCTCCCCATCAGGAGCCTGGATGTGGGTCCAGTCTGTAATGGGTTAGGAGGACCAGTGTGGTGgcatggggcagggcagggcactCTATGAGGCCAGGATAGGGTTTGTTTGATCTGCCTTCACAAACGGTGTGGGTCAGAGGAGGATGCACAAGGAGCCTGAAGGGTAAGGGGTATTTTCCAGGGGAGGAGGGcacacagggcagggagggcaagGCAAAGGGAGCGGTGTGCTCAGAAGCTTGAGGGCTGGCTTGACTTCATGGggccaggaagaggaagagatagcATCTAGGGTAGCAAAGCAATGCTTTTTTGGGATATCCCTTGACTCACCTTGACTCCTCCTTGGAAGTGACTGGAACAGTCCAGAGCACTTTAATGGGATTGTCTGGCTCTAGAATGCACTAGGTTGGAGGGCTTTGTGGACAGCCATTCGGTGGCTGGAGGTTCAGGGTTTCTAAATGTCAGGTTTGTGGAGCAACCACCCCAGAGTACACAGGCATGGGGTCGGGAGGCTCAAGGAGGCTGCTGGAGATCTTAAGGCGTTTTCTTGGGAATCTGGGAGATAGGGTCTATATATGTCAGAGCTGCAGGAGTGTGCATGTCAGGATCCGTGGTGAGAAAACTGGTCCCTTACCACAGGGAGAGGAGTGCTCTGCTGCCCTCTCCCCATCCCAGCTGATGGGCGCCTTTGTGGCCTCAAAAAGTCACTGATCCCAGAGAGGGGGAACTGCCCCAAAGAGCCAAACAAATCCAGCAGTGTTTTGCAAAAGGCACTGTGGGATGAgcaagctttttgttttttctgtcctCAAAAGTCTATAAATGAATCTATCATCCACCTAATAATAATGAATACAGATAATTGCCATTTCTCAATATCCAGGTGGTGCTGGACCCTGTGCTGGTGCTTTCCAGTTCTTGCAGGGCAGGTATTACCGATGAGCTCCATTTTCCAGgtcaggaaactgaagctcagagaggagaGTGATGTGCTCAAGGTCACTGGCCTGGAGGGGGCAGAATTGGGATTTCAACCTAGCCTGATTGcaaatgtggtttcttttttttctgtggctCTGACATCAGACATCTGACAtccattccctccctctcctctctcattgCGCTCTCCTGTAGCTCCCTTATTTCtcggaattctctctgtctcaatctttctccctctctgctgatCTCTCGCCTGTCTCTTTGTGCTTAGTTGTATTCCTCGTATTCATTGTGTTTTCTTCCCCATGTAAGTGTTCATCAAATGGGTCTGGAAGTGCCATAGGTGTGCCCTGGGAGGTGTGTTGGCACATCTGGGGAAGAGGGCTTTGGTGGTGCCCCCTCTTAGGAAATCAGAGCTTCAGGGGAGCAAGGTGTGGTCGCCACCTGGTGGCCACCGGGGGCAGTGTGGTGCCAGTGACCCGACTCTGAGCCTTCCTTCCTCGGTGTCTGGAGCAGCGGCAGGGAGCGATGTTTTTCTCTGTAACTGTGTGATCGAATGGAAGCCTAATCATTAACCTGGGAGATGAGAGGACCTGGGGTTGTGGAGAGTGCCTGGGACTAGGCTGTGGGtctgtgatatgtgtgtgtgtgtgtgcgtgcgtgcgtgcgcgcgcgcgcgcatgcgtggCGTCTGTGTGGGGGCAGCATGCTTGTGAGAGAGGCCTTGGCCCTCATTCCCCACAGCTGAGTTGGTTTCCTCAGCTACTTCAAAGTTCCCTTGGAGGCCTCTCAGCTGCTCGCTGATGAAATTATTCACATCCCACCTGTTTAAAGTGAGACCCGGAAGTTCAAGAAAGTGAattgatttgctcaaggtcaccagCCTAGACCAGGGCATCAACCCAAGGTGCACTGGAATCAGAGCCAGTACTATTCTGCTGTCCAACTTTGTTCTCACTGGGGACGGatggagctgggggggggggggcgatggaTACTCACGGTCCCCAGGCCACCATTTGGTGGCAGTCATCGTGGGGCTATGTACCACAAACTCCTGGGTGGCTGCATCATAGGTGGCTTCAGTCTCCAGGCCCTGAAGATATGTCCCTTGGAATCAAGGAGGGGAGTTAGACATGGGGCCAGGGTAGGCATCTCACCTGGGGAGGAGTGTCCTGGTGGGCCTGGAGCTGCCAGGCACCCGCCTAGTCTGGAGTGGGGGGAGCTCCCCGCTGTACCCTCAGgcatctctcctctttcacccGTGGGCTGTGAGGGGGACACATGGCCAGCCCATGACAAGGGATGGTCGCTGACATTTCCAGAAGGAATGACTTGCCCATTGCTAGCTCATACGACCTGTTTGTGTAAATTAGAAAAAGGTACCCCCTCCTTCAAGACCCTTGCCTGCCACCCGCTGGAATGTTTTCACATGAAATCTGTACAATATCTGACCACTGAGATGTGAATGGGCTCTCCGGAACCTTGCACAACCTGCACACGGCGTCAGGAGCCCTGGCTCACCGTGTCCCAGTTCTGTCTGGGCGTATGTTGTGATGATCTGGAAATTATTGCAGAGTGGGGCCCATTTGGCAATCTGCTCCTCTGAGCCCAGGCTCCTGAGGGCTTGCAGGAAAACGCTGTGTGTAGTTAAGGCCACTTCTCCAGAAACGGCTCTGTTGGGGAGAGATGCAGTGGTTGAGTAGTGCCTTGGAGACAGGGACCCGGTACCATCAGCCTGGCAGCATGCaggagagaaggggcacctgTCATCCTGCTTTCCCGACAGCCACTGCCTTTAAAGTAGGGGAAAATCACTCATGGGGTTAAGGGTTTCCAGGTGATCCCAGGTAAATTCCTCTCTGGTGGGGCTACCCTGGGAGTGAGTACCTGTAAGCGTAAAAGAATTCAGGACTGTTTTCCGACCAGCCCAGGCACTTTGCTATTGTCTGGATGTGGAATTTCCTCTGAATGGCGGCCTCATAACATTCATTCTGGGTCATGAAATAATTATCCTTCAGGCTGCATTTTGGATCACTGTGGATGATGctctcttccaaaaaacaaagaacagaaggcTTAGAGATCTGGGTGAGGTTCCTGGCACCTTCAGATCTTCCCACCTGCTTGCCTCATGGACGTGGAAAGGAAGCCAGACATTACTATCATTTTACAGACACAATGACCAAGCACCCGAGGagggaaagtgacttgcccaagattacaaaGCTATGCAGTGGCAGAATAAGGACCAGCACCCAGGTCTTCTGCTGCCTAGGACTCTTCTATCCTTCAGGTGGGCTCAGGGAATACGAACAGGTTTAAGACGTCTTTAGAGCCCAAAGGAATGAATCTCTAATGGTGGGATTTTGAGATCAAATTTGTTATTTGAAGTTGGGACTGCTAGCGAAGGGCTCTTCTTCCAAGAAAAGCATCCCAGCCTCTTCTTACCAACTTTCCTCCGGAGTGCGGTGTTCTCAGCTCTGCCATCAAGGATGTTGGTGAGCCGTTCCACGTTGAAAGACTGTATGTTCCTCTCACGCTCTATGTCGGGGTTCACTTGCCTGCTCCAGGTATCCCCCAGGGACACTTGGTGCACTGGGCTGCCCATCCTAGCTGGGATCTGCTTGGTGTCTGAGGAGAGATACTTCTGGCCTCGCTGCTCTGAGCCTTGGTGGTTGTggaggcggtggggggtggggggtgggggggttgctaAGAATGTGTGCAGGGTTTGCTGCGAAGAATACAGGTTCAGCCTGGCTGTGGGATGCACAGGGGTCCCAGGGGGAACACAGGAAGTATCCAGAGCTTAGTGTCCGTCAGGGGCTGCTTAGCATAGGAAACTAACCCCCCTTAAGTATTTGAGTGCCACTGTACCCTACCGTGCTGCCTGTGAGCACTTGGCTGGAATTGCATGTAATAattgctcagtaaatggtagttcAGTACCTGTTTGTCGAGATTTGGGCAAGATCCGATCAcagagctcatgctctgtccACTGCAATGTGTGTTCACAAGAATTGCCTGGGGGAATTCTCACAAAAAGTCAGTTAACTTCACACacgtaaaaaatattttggtgagCTTGAGCGTGTGGCCTCTAGCCACAGAGCGGGAGGTGGCCAAGAGTTGGACAGGGTCTGACCACAGAGCACATGCTCTGTCCATGCTATGGCCCTGCCAAGGGGACTCACTGTAGGGAGGGACCTGTGGTCGTATAAGTCTTGGGCTCATTTGGCCCATTTCTGTGAGCTTTGAGGGGAGGAAGCTTGCCTCTGACCTGGGAAGTGTTCCCCCTGGGACCCCTGTGCGTCCCCCACAGCCAGGCTGAACCTGTATTCTTTGCAGCAAACCCTCAGACTCTCAGAAGCTCCTCTCACCCCACTGTAAGACAACCACCGGATATGGTCCATTCTGCTTCTTAGGTATCTCAAATCCATTTGTTCCATCCCCATGTCTATCCCCCAGGCCGCCATCACCTCTCACCTGGCCTCAGTGTCTTGACTGTCTGTTCTCCTGGCTGCCAGGCTGAGCTCTTAAACTGTAGTCATGTTGTTTCCCTCCGCTGCTTGGAATTTGCCCCTTGTGTCCACTGCTTGTAGAAGAGAGTCCATGCTCCCTGCACTGCCCTTTGTCCTGTTTCAGCTTACCTCCACACCTGGGTGGGGACtacccctctcctcctgccctgtgCCTCTGCTATTTcccccagtgtttttttttaaaaggactgttttgttttttaaataatttttaatgtttatttagttttgagagagagacagagtgtgaacaggggagggcagagagagagggagataaagaatctgaatcaggctccaggctctgagctgtgagcacagagcccaatgggggcctcaaactcacaaactgaaccctgagatcatgacctgagccaaagttggtggcttaacggactgagccacccaggcatcctcccCCTGGTGTTCCTGGTGAGACCCAGCCTCTAAGGACCCTTCCTCTAAGAAGCCTTCCTGGTGACAGCAGCACCCCTGGAAGAACTGAGTGCCCCTTTGCTGTCCCCTGGGGGCTATTAGAGTAGACAATATGGCTTATTTCCTCGAATGTCCCCCTTCCAGggcagggagtgcctgggtgaccaCTTCTGCTTTTCCTTGGATCCCATGAGCTTAGCTCTCATGTGGCTTGCTGTAACTCTTTCCTGCAGGCAGCCACTATTTtgattccctttcttcttcaccGCAACCGTACAGGTAAGGTAttgtttttaccattttacagagaggtcaggaagggaaggaaggagacccTGTAAGGTCACGCAGCACATACGGCAAATGGGATTCGTATGCAGGCTTCCAAATCAAAACTCCTGAGTAGATGGCAGGGCCATGGGGGGTCTGACAGGGGGCCTGGAGGGTTCAAGGAGCCCCTATCATCTGCCCCCACAGAACCCCTGCAAGGTTGCCTCAATGGTCTCCTGTCTTCCTGCTCTACACCCTAACTGCTGCTGTCTCTTCACTGTGCTTGAACACCCCAGGCCTCCCCAAAACCAGCCTCTCCCAGGCTGTATCCTCTGCCTGAAACACTCTTCTTCTGGAACACTCTTTCCACAAATGTCCTCTTGGCTCTCTCATTAcatccttcaagtctttgctcaataTCACCTTCTCAGTGGGGCCCACCTGACTGCCCT contains these protein-coding regions:
- the ACOX2 gene encoding peroxisomal acyl-coenzyme A oxidase 2 isoform X1; protein product: MGSPVHQVSLGDTWSRQVNPDIERERNIQSFNVERLTNILDGRAENTALRRKVESIIHSDPKCSLKDNYFMTQNECYEAAIQRKFHIQTIAKCLGWSENSPEFFYAYRAVSGEVALTTHSVFLQALRSLGSEEQIAKWAPLCNNFQIITTYAQTELGHGTYLQGLETEATYDAATQEFVVHSPTMTATKWWPGDLGRSATHALVQAQLICSGARQGMHAFIVPIRSLEDHTPLPGITVGDIGPKMGFDCTDHGFLRLDHVRIPRDNMLSRFAQVLPDGTYLELGKLQINYLSMVITRVNLLWGEVTPILQKACVIAIRYSVIRRQSCLRPSDPEAKVLDHQTQQQKLFPQLATAYAFHFLTSNLLEFFHSSYDAILNKDFSLLSELHALSSGLKAMASDLCSWGTELCRKACGGHGYSKLSGLPSLVARVTAACTYEGDNTVLYLQMARFLEKNYLQAQASQDSTSQRSLPQSVAYLTAADLAKCPAQKAADFLHPQLYTKAWAHVAARLIKDSAHHLQTLMQSGADRYEAWNQTTVMHVQAAKAHCHYVSVKNFTETLDKLENEPAIQQVLKRLCDLYALHGILTNSGDFLHDGFLSGAQVDAVRTAYLDLLPLIRKDAILLTDAFDFMDQSLNSALGCYDGNVYERLFEWAQRSPTNTQGNPAYEKYLRPLLQSSRAKL
- the ACOX2 gene encoding peroxisomal acyl-coenzyme A oxidase 2 isoform X2, yielding MGSPVHQVSLGDTWSRQVNPDIERERNIQSFNVERLTNILDGRAENTALRRKVESIIHSDPKCSLKDNYFMTQNECYEAAIQRKFHIQTIAKCLGWSENSPEFFYAYRAVSGEVALTTHSVFLQALRSLGSEEQIAKWAPLCNNFQIITTYAQTELGHGTYLQGLETEATYDAATQEFVVHSPTMTATKWWPGDLGRSATHALVQAQLICSGARQGMHAFIVPIRSLEDHTPLPGITVGDIGPKMGFDCTDHGFLRLDHVRIPRDNMLSRFAQVLPDGTYLELGKLQINYLSMVITRVNLLWGEVTPILQKACVIAIRYSVIRRQSCLRPSDPEAKVLDHQTQQQKLFPQLATAYAFHFLTSNLLEFFHSSYDAILNKDFSLLSEMARFLEKNYLQAQASQDSTSQRSLPQSVAYLTAADLAKCPAQKAADFLHPQLYTKAWAHVAARLIKDSAHHLQTLMQSGADRYEAWNQTTVMHVQAAKAHCHYVSVKNFTETLDKLENEPAIQQVLKRLCDLYALHGILTNSGDFLHDGFLSGAQVDAVRTAYLDLLPLIRKDAILLTDAFDFMDQSLNSALGCYDGNVYERLFEWAQRSPTNTQGNPAYEKYLRPLLQSSRAKL